A single genomic interval of Deinococcus ruber harbors:
- a CDS encoding MBL fold metallo-hydrolase, whose translation MLPAELHFLGTSDSKGVPRFWCSCAVCQEARTTGANRRTRSSALIRRGPDTLLLDCGPDLHTQLARLDSPIIPGAVLISHAHNDHMLGLGDLLDYVGYAGGRLNIYAPEKVIPQLQERFAYAFRANGFHRAAPVQPLPPQGLELCGYTVRAFEVPHGANGTSHAFRFDSPAHRWAYMTDAIDVPGDTATCWLDKLNLLVLGASFSDESAAEHSGRSVYDVREALGLPWARAAGRVLLSHLSHDIDTRESLPDERFGYAHDGLRVELQ comes from the coding sequence ATGCTGCCTGCCGAACTGCACTTTCTGGGCACGTCTGACAGCAAGGGCGTGCCGCGTTTCTGGTGCAGCTGCGCGGTGTGTCAGGAGGCCAGGACGACTGGCGCGAACCGGCGAACGCGTTCCAGCGCTCTGATACGGCGCGGCCCCGACACGCTGCTGCTCGACTGCGGCCCCGACCTGCACACCCAGCTCGCCCGGCTGGATAGCCCGATCATTCCCGGCGCTGTGCTGATCTCGCACGCCCACAACGATCACATGCTGGGTCTGGGCGACCTGCTCGACTATGTCGGTTACGCCGGGGGCCGCCTGAACATCTATGCGCCCGAGAAGGTGATTCCGCAGCTTCAGGAGCGCTTCGCGTATGCGTTCCGGGCCAACGGGTTTCACCGGGCTGCGCCGGTACAGCCGCTTCCGCCACAGGGCCTGGAGCTGTGCGGGTACACCGTTCGGGCGTTCGAGGTGCCGCACGGCGCGAACGGCACCTCGCATGCCTTCCGCTTCGACTCGCCCGCGCACCGCTGGGCGTATATGACCGACGCCATCGATGTGCCGGGCGACACCGCTACGTGCTGGCTCGACAAGCTGAATCTGCTGGTGCTGGGCGCGTCGTTCTCCGACGAGTCGGCAGCGGAACACAGCGGGCGCAGCGTGTACGACGTGCGGGAAGCGCTGGGGCTGCCCTGGGCGCGGGCGGCGGGCCGGGTGCTGCTCTCGCACCTGTCACACGACATCGATACACGGGAGTCGCTGCCAGATGAACGCTTCGGGTATGCCCACGACGGTCTGCGCGTCGAGTTGCAGTAA
- the trpC gene encoding indole-3-glycerol phosphate synthase TrpC has translation MTTTQHSALYGEKREGVLGRIVRERMHDYAAADPELGVARPASGRFRAALAGPGLSLIAEVKRASPSQGAIAPLDPAQAALSYQAGGAAALSVLTEPRHFDGNREALLEVVAAVSIPALRKDFVVHPAMLREAADWGAGAALLMVSVLGEQTAAYLEAARHLGLDALVEVHDEDELDIAIQSGADLIGVNNRDLTTLAISLDNAPRLSRRARELGFSGLLVAESGYRTAHDLESVRGLTDAVLVGSSLAASSDLAQAVRDLLA, from the coding sequence GTGACAACCACGCAGCATTCAGCACTGTACGGAGAGAAGCGCGAGGGCGTGCTGGGCCGCATCGTGCGCGAACGAATGCACGACTACGCCGCAGCCGACCCCGAACTCGGTGTGGCGCGGCCCGCTTCCGGGCGCTTCCGCGCAGCGCTGGCCGGGCCTGGGCTGTCGCTGATCGCAGAGGTCAAGCGGGCCAGCCCCAGTCAGGGAGCCATCGCGCCGCTCGATCCGGCCCAGGCAGCGCTGTCGTATCAGGCGGGGGGCGCGGCGGCCCTGAGCGTGCTGACCGAGCCGAGGCACTTCGACGGCAACCGTGAAGCGCTGCTGGAGGTGGTGGCGGCGGTCAGCATTCCGGCGCTCCGAAAAGATTTCGTGGTGCATCCGGCGATGCTGCGCGAGGCCGCCGACTGGGGCGCGGGCGCGGCGCTGCTGATGGTGAGCGTGCTGGGCGAGCAGACCGCCGCGTACCTGGAAGCGGCCCGTCATCTGGGGCTGGACGCGCTGGTCGAAGTCCATGACGAGGACGAACTGGACATTGCCATCCAAAGTGGGGCCGACCTGATCGGTGTGAACAACCGCGACCTGACGACGCTGGCGATCAGTCTGGACAATGCCCCGCGCCTGAGCCGACGCGCCAGAGAGCTGGGCTTTTCGGGCCTGCTGGTGGCCGAGAGCGGCTACCGCACCGCCCACGATCTGGAGAGTGTGCGCGGGCTGACCGACGCGGTGCTGGTGGGCAGCAGTCTGGCCGCCAGCAGCGATCTGGCACAGGCCGTGCGCGACCTGCTGGCCTGA
- a CDS encoding carbohydrate ABC transporter permease — protein MLAKRNPTLFYLQRIGFYVLVILIAFYLLFPFLWAVLTSFRRGGDLFLVPSKFILAPSTISNYVTVFNNPQFQHAFLLSLIVAAGSVALSLLIGTLAAYALGRFRFKGKSMILYIILAVSVFPQIAVLGGLYTVVQASGTYNNPVALIFSYLIFTIPFTVWVLTSFVRDIPGELEEASLVDGATPLQTLFRVLFPVMMPALVTTGLLAFINCWNEYLFALTFTSSNRTIPPVIANFSGASQFDQPWGPIMAASIVVTVPLIALVLIFQRNIVSGLTAGAVKG, from the coding sequence ATGCTCGCAAAACGCAACCCTACCCTGTTCTATCTCCAGCGCATCGGCTTTTACGTCCTGGTCATCCTGATCGCCTTCTACCTGCTGTTCCCCTTCCTGTGGGCCGTCCTGACCAGCTTCCGGCGCGGCGGCGATCTGTTCCTGGTGCCCAGCAAATTCATCCTGGCACCCAGCACCATCAGCAATTACGTGACGGTCTTCAACAACCCGCAGTTTCAGCACGCCTTCCTGCTCAGCCTGATCGTGGCGGCTGGCTCGGTGGCGCTCAGCCTGCTGATCGGCACCCTGGCGGCCTACGCCCTCGGACGCTTCCGGTTCAAGGGCAAGTCGATGATTCTGTACATCATCCTGGCGGTCAGCGTGTTTCCGCAGATCGCGGTGCTGGGCGGTCTGTACACCGTGGTGCAGGCGTCCGGAACGTACAACAACCCGGTTGCCCTGATCTTCAGCTATCTGATCTTCACCATTCCGTTTACCGTGTGGGTGCTCACCAGCTTCGTGCGCGACATCCCCGGCGAGCTGGAAGAAGCGTCGCTGGTCGACGGCGCGACGCCGCTTCAGACGCTGTTCAGGGTACTGTTCCCGGTGATGATGCCCGCCCTGGTCACGACGGGTCTGCTGGCCTTCATCAACTGCTGGAACGAGTACCTGTTCGCACTGACCTTTACCAGCAGCAACCGCACCATTCCGCCGGTCATCGCCAACTTCTCGGGTGCGTCGCAGTTCGACCAGCCCTGGGGGCCGATCATGGCGGCCAGCATCGTGGTCACGGTGCCGCTGATCGCACTGGTGCTCATTTTCCAGCGCAACATCGTCTCGGGCCTGACGGCAGGCGCGGTGAAAGGCTAA
- the hpt gene encoding hypoxanthine phosphoribosyltransferase → MTSRTGQHKPGTGPVQITEAQLMARIGEIAQQIAQEYEGKEPHLICVLNGAFMFHADLVRAIKMPLTVDFLQTSSYGDAKQSSGEVKLVKDLNFPLSGRHVILVEDIVDTGITMHYLLHYLSGRGPASLKVAALLSKPSRRRIEVPVDYLGFTIPDAFVYGYGLDRSQLDRNLPFITSQE, encoded by the coding sequence ATGACCAGCAGGACAGGCCAACACAAGCCGGGCACCGGACCGGTTCAGATTACAGAAGCCCAACTGATGGCCCGCATCGGTGAAATCGCGCAGCAGATCGCGCAGGAGTACGAGGGCAAGGAACCTCATCTGATCTGCGTGTTGAACGGCGCATTCATGTTCCATGCCGATCTGGTGCGGGCCATCAAGATGCCGCTGACCGTCGATTTTCTTCAGACCAGCAGCTACGGCGACGCCAAGCAGTCGAGCGGCGAAGTCAAACTGGTCAAGGATCTGAACTTCCCACTGTCGGGTCGCCACGTGATTCTGGTCGAAGACATCGTGGATACCGGCATCACCATGCACTATCTGCTGCATTACCTCAGCGGGCGCGGCCCGGCCTCACTCAAGGTCGCGGCCCTGCTGAGCAAGCCTTCACGCCGCCGTATCGAAGTGCCCGTGGATTACCTGGGCTTTACCATTCCCGACGCGTTCGTCTACGGCTACGGCCTCGACCGCAGTCAGCTCGACCGCAACCTGCCGTTCATCACCTCGCAGGAGTAA
- a CDS encoding recombinase family protein, with protein MTLSPALAIGGIRVSTDQQVDKYGPDRQRADIHREAERAGLDVTDWVEEAISGADDERAFENRYYQLAREHAGLNVIFSHPNRVGRHVEVTVGIARRIHGLGGTVWIAGIGSLRDRRNWKEFLRDAVDAENDYTNLVYNLETGREDKARRGLWPHGSPPWGYELERNSSGIAQLPRIVSERAAVVRRVFDLGELYGETHVLRVMQSEGWPAPTARGWSRRAVSSLLNNHHYTGVKIFRGIRVEFEPIITSEQFQRVQARRSERRTHSSAKGLEENKLLLTGHVRCAVCDGSLVRDVDVSRRKDGTHRRLVLYRCWRGKRPDGCKNKRRWKEDDLDKLAWAALTRTLTQPELLAQVVAPLPTPDEAQPLARLAELETAIERAWQPFAAGRPGYSEAMAERIAAPFIAELETLRREQRSRPEPVAPDFEARAGEFRQLLERSRSLASKRQLLHALNVRISVGPEGIEGLRIEIP; from the coding sequence GTGACCCTCTCCCCTGCCCTCGCCATCGGTGGAATACGTGTCTCGACCGATCAGCAGGTCGATAAGTACGGGCCGGATCGCCAACGCGCCGACATCCACCGCGAGGCTGAACGGGCCGGGTTGGACGTTACCGACTGGGTTGAAGAGGCGATCAGCGGCGCGGACGATGAACGCGCCTTCGAGAACCGCTATTACCAGCTGGCGCGGGAGCACGCGGGTCTGAACGTGATCTTCAGCCATCCGAACCGGGTGGGTCGTCACGTCGAAGTCACGGTCGGCATCGCCCGTCGCATTCACGGACTTGGCGGCACCGTCTGGATCGCGGGCATCGGCAGCCTGCGCGACCGCCGCAACTGGAAAGAATTCCTGCGCGACGCCGTGGACGCCGAGAACGATTACACGAACCTGGTGTACAACCTCGAAACGGGCCGTGAGGACAAGGCGCGGCGCGGGCTGTGGCCGCACGGCAGCCCACCTTGGGGTTACGAGCTGGAGCGCAACAGCAGCGGCATTGCCCAGCTGCCCAGGATTGTGTCGGAGCGGGCCGCCGTGGTGCGCCGCGTGTTTGATCTGGGCGAGCTGTACGGCGAAACCCATGTGCTCCGGGTGATGCAGTCGGAAGGCTGGCCAGCACCAACGGCGCGGGGCTGGAGCCGCCGCGCTGTCTCCAGTCTGCTGAACAACCACCATTACACCGGGGTGAAGATCTTCCGTGGCATCCGCGTGGAGTTTGAGCCGATCATCACGTCCGAGCAGTTCCAGCGCGTGCAGGCCCGCCGGAGCGAGCGCCGCACGCACAGCAGCGCCAAAGGGCTGGAGGAGAACAAGCTGCTGCTGACCGGCCATGTCCGCTGCGCCGTCTGTGACGGCAGCCTGGTACGCGATGTGGACGTGAGTCGACGGAAGGACGGGACGCACCGGCGGCTGGTGCTCTACCGCTGCTGGCGCGGCAAACGACCGGACGGCTGTAAGAATAAGCGGCGCTGGAAAGAAGATGACCTCGACAAACTCGCGTGGGCCGCCCTCACCCGGACGCTGACGCAGCCTGAATTGCTGGCGCAGGTCGTGGCACCCTTACCAACTCCGGATGAAGCCCAGCCGTTGGCGCGGCTGGCGGAACTGGAGACGGCCATCGAGCGGGCATGGCAGCCGTTCGCCGCCGGGCGACCCGGGTACAGCGAGGCGATGGCCGAGCGAATCGCGGCACCGTTCATTGCAGAGCTGGAGACGCTGAGGCGCGAGCAGCGCAGCAGGCCTGAGCCGGTGGCTCCTGACTTCGAGGCGCGGGCGGGGGAGTTTCGTCAACTGCTGGAGAGAAGCCGGAGCCTTGCCAGCAAGCGGCAGCTGCTGCATGCGCTGAACGTTCGAATTTCTGTCGGCCCAGAGGGGATTGAAGGCCTCCGCATCGAGATTCCGTGA
- a CDS encoding ABC transporter substrate-binding protein, with protein sequence MKKALAFVTLTASLIATSNAHAAGVTLTLACGAVGQELELCKAGADRWAKATGNTVKVFESPNLTNDRLGLYQQQLAAKSSDIDVYQLDVVWPGLLAQHFVDLKGKIPQASIDANFKPIIDADTVNGKLVAMPWFTDAGVLYYRTDLLKKYGYSKAPATWAELATMAAKIQAGEQPSNKAFTGFVFQGKDYEGLTCDALEWVNGFGGGSIIDSTGKITINNANAAKALDTAASWVKKIAPAGVTTYAEEDARGIFQSGNAAFMRNWPYAWALGQSADSKVKGNIGVAALPKGGTAGKPSATLGGWQLGVSMYSKNQAAAIDLVKYLVSPAEQKIRAITGGYNPTVASLYKDKDVLKANPFFGSLYDVFTNAVARPSGPTKGKYNQVSQAFSGSVHDVLTGKMNGTQAVAQLATNLARIKGSGW encoded by the coding sequence ATGAAGAAAGCCCTCGCTTTTGTGACCCTGACCGCCTCGCTGATCGCCACCAGTAACGCCCATGCCGCCGGAGTCACCCTGACCCTGGCCTGCGGCGCTGTCGGCCAGGAACTGGAACTGTGTAAGGCAGGCGCTGATCGCTGGGCCAAGGCCACCGGCAACACCGTGAAGGTGTTCGAGTCGCCCAACCTGACCAACGACCGCCTGGGCCTGTACCAGCAGCAGCTCGCCGCCAAGAGCAGCGACATTGACGTGTACCAGCTCGACGTGGTGTGGCCCGGCCTGCTGGCCCAGCACTTCGTGGACCTGAAGGGCAAGATTCCTCAGGCCAGCATCGACGCCAACTTCAAGCCGATCATCGACGCCGACACCGTGAACGGCAAGCTGGTCGCAATGCCCTGGTTCACCGACGCGGGCGTGCTGTACTACCGCACCGACCTGCTGAAGAAGTACGGCTACAGCAAGGCCCCGGCCACCTGGGCCGAACTGGCGACCATGGCCGCCAAGATCCAGGCGGGCGAGCAGCCCAGCAACAAGGCCTTCACCGGCTTCGTGTTCCAGGGCAAAGACTACGAAGGTCTGACCTGTGACGCGCTGGAATGGGTGAACGGCTTCGGCGGCGGCAGCATCATCGACTCGACCGGCAAGATCACCATCAACAACGCCAACGCCGCCAAGGCGCTCGACACCGCCGCAAGCTGGGTCAAGAAGATCGCTCCGGCTGGCGTCACCACCTACGCCGAAGAGGACGCTCGCGGCATCTTCCAGTCGGGCAACGCGGCATTCATGCGTAACTGGCCCTACGCCTGGGCACTCGGCCAGAGCGCCGACAGCAAGGTCAAGGGGAACATCGGCGTCGCGGCGCTGCCCAAGGGCGGAACCGCAGGCAAGCCCTCGGCCACCCTCGGCGGCTGGCAGCTCGGCGTGAGCATGTACAGCAAGAACCAGGCAGCGGCCATCGATCTGGTCAAGTACCTGGTCAGCCCTGCCGAGCAGAAGATCCGCGCCATCACCGGTGGATACAACCCCACCGTGGCCTCGCTGTACAAGGACAAGGACGTCCTGAAGGCCAACCCCTTCTTCGGCAGCCTGTACGACGTGTTTACCAACGCGGTGGCCCGTCCTTCCGGCCCGACCAAGGGCAAGTACAACCAGGTTTCTCAGGCCTTCTCGGGCAGCGTCCACGACGTGCTGACCGGCAAGATGAACGGCACCCAGGCCGTCGCCCAGCTCGCTACCAACCTGGCCCGCATCAAGGGCAGCGGCTGGTAA
- a CDS encoding GNAT family N-acetyltransferase — protein sequence MPPVSVDSLPSPAALAAVTLAMQHPLTRRWVPDEQRLLLLADAHEDDLELATSLEIAAMRAAHFSFDQLGPEQYLDRWTAASSDLSALLSIRFEGLDRTRPFVNVSGLSRPWTMADLPALQQAALGVFGAFGPRSLRLFSAEPIDAFPGLGRDRRFLAAPVADLVTAGADIPSELTLRPTLDDTHLHAAQAAYAATDAQYPAHARQASVLEAEQLAEAVEAGTLFDVLVGGVWAGYVGTLSHIKLGLPADSIQELLLIPAFRGRGYGPHLTTLLARALPDTGRILFGTIHADNRGAREAALRAGRLDVGGWVNAALVQSS from the coding sequence GTGCCCCCTGTTTCTGTGGATTCGCTGCCGTCACCTGCCGCGCTGGCTGCTGTCACCCTGGCCATGCAACATCCCCTCACGCGCCGCTGGGTGCCCGACGAGCAGCGCCTCCTCCTGCTTGCAGACGCGCACGAAGACGATCTGGAACTGGCGACCAGTCTGGAGATCGCCGCCATGCGTGCGGCTCACTTCAGTTTCGATCAGCTTGGCCCTGAACAGTACCTGGACCGCTGGACTGCCGCGAGCAGCGACCTGTCGGCTCTGCTCAGCATCCGCTTCGAGGGGTTGGACAGAACCCGGCCTTTCGTGAATGTCAGCGGCCTGTCGCGCCCGTGGACGATGGCCGATCTGCCCGCACTGCAACAAGCGGCGCTCGGTGTGTTCGGAGCGTTCGGGCCGCGCTCCCTGCGGCTGTTCAGCGCCGAGCCGATAGATGCGTTCCCCGGACTGGGGCGAGATCGGCGCTTTCTGGCGGCCCCTGTTGCCGACCTCGTGACAGCCGGGGCAGACATTCCATCCGAACTGACGCTGCGGCCCACGCTGGACGACACGCATCTGCACGCTGCACAGGCCGCCTACGCCGCCACCGATGCACAGTATCCGGCGCACGCACGGCAGGCCAGTGTGCTGGAGGCCGAGCAACTGGCGGAAGCAGTCGAGGCGGGCACCCTGTTCGATGTGTTGGTCGGTGGCGTATGGGCCGGGTACGTTGGCACTCTTTCGCATATCAAGCTGGGATTGCCTGCCGACAGCATTCAGGAACTGCTGCTGATACCTGCCTTCCGGGGACGCGGCTATGGCCCCCACCTGACCACCCTGCTGGCCCGCGCCCTGCCAGATACGGGCCGCATCCTCTTCGGCACCATCCACGCCGACAACCGGGGAGCCAGAGAAGCGGCGCTGAGAGCAGGGCGGCTGGATGTGGGCGGGTGGGTGAATGCAGCGCTGGTGCAGTCCAGTTGA
- a CDS encoding carbohydrate ABC transporter permease, with protein MTTQSTVTTNNAPVSRKGIEAARARQAIWFLLPTLIAIALVAGYPLYRTIYYSLFEANLTNPDQAKFVGLHNFWFTTEDGIGIGFLQDPKWWQSVQNTLLFTVVSVFLETVFGMIIALVVNSNFKGRAFMRTAMLIPWAIPTVVSAQMWTYMYNDSFGLIGRGVLGGRALLADSGSAIWAMIAVDVWKTTSFMALLILAGLQSLPSDMYEAADMDGASKWTQFWRMTLPLLRPALLVALVFRSLDALRVFDIMYVMLGANNAATTSMTGYARLALIDNQLLGSGSAVAVAIFVIIMAIVVAYVTAFRVKFD; from the coding sequence ATGACAACCCAGTCCACCGTCACAACCAACAACGCGCCCGTCAGCCGCAAGGGCATCGAGGCGGCCCGGGCCAGGCAGGCCATCTGGTTCCTGCTGCCCACCCTGATCGCCATCGCGCTGGTCGCGGGCTATCCGCTGTACCGAACCATCTATTACAGCCTGTTCGAGGCCAACCTGACCAACCCCGATCAGGCCAAATTCGTGGGCCTCCACAACTTCTGGTTCACCACCGAAGACGGCATCGGCATCGGCTTCCTGCAAGATCCGAAGTGGTGGCAATCGGTTCAGAACACCCTGCTGTTCACGGTGGTCAGCGTGTTCCTCGAAACGGTGTTCGGCATGATCATCGCGCTGGTGGTCAACAGCAACTTCAAGGGACGCGCCTTCATGCGGACCGCCATGCTGATTCCCTGGGCCATTCCCACGGTGGTCAGCGCCCAGATGTGGACGTACATGTACAACGACAGCTTCGGCCTGATCGGACGCGGCGTGCTGGGCGGCAGAGCACTGCTGGCCGACAGCGGCAGTGCCATCTGGGCCATGATCGCTGTGGATGTCTGGAAGACCACCAGCTTCATGGCCCTGCTGATTCTGGCGGGCCTTCAGAGCCTGCCCAGCGACATGTACGAGGCCGCCGACATGGACGGCGCGAGCAAGTGGACGCAGTTCTGGCGCATGACCCTGCCGCTGCTGCGCCCCGCGCTGCTGGTGGCGCTGGTGTTCCGCTCGCTCGACGCGCTGCGAGTCTTCGACATCATGTACGTGATGCTGGGAGCCAACAACGCCGCCACCACCTCGATGACCGGGTACGCCCGTCTGGCCCTGATCGACAATCAGCTGCTGGGCAGTGGCAGCGCAGTGGCCGTCGCTATCTTCGTGATCATCATGGCGATTGTGGTGGCTTACGTCACCGCCTTCCGCGTCAAGTTCGATTAA
- a CDS encoding YifB family Mg chelatase-like AAA ATPase, which produces MTIVGLPDQAVSEARERVRAAIRNSGLSFPTARITVNLAPADLRKEGPIYDLPIALGLLAAQDVFPAAMLRGLIAAGELALDGSLRPIQGAVNLALLAAQTGESVMLPAASAPEAALIDGVKVLGATGLRDAVAHLSGQTLLTPAEPPPPAPDPEALLDLLDIKGQGQAKRALEIALAGGHNLLMVGSPGSGKTMLARRAPSLLPRLTRAEALEVTRIHSAAGMLGTARGLIETPPYRSPHSTVSDAGLIGGGSVPRPGEVSLAHRGVLFLDEFPEFSRRALETMRQPLEDGRVVISRARASVMYPAQFQLIAAMNPCPCGYLGDPERPCVCKPSERTRYAARISGPLLDRIDIIVRVPRLTVDELSRATPGESSGVVRKRLEHARTTMMARQGERNGLLIGQKLREFTQLAPGPDSFIRAAARQLGLTGRGFDRVLRVARTVADLGGSDDITESHLAEAVTYRPKTLV; this is translated from the coding sequence ATCACCATCGTGGGCCTGCCCGATCAGGCGGTCAGCGAGGCGCGGGAGCGCGTGCGGGCAGCCATCCGCAACAGCGGGCTGAGTTTTCCGACCGCCCGCATCACGGTGAACCTTGCCCCCGCCGATCTGCGCAAGGAAGGCCCGATCTACGATCTACCTATCGCGCTGGGCCTGCTGGCGGCGCAGGACGTCTTTCCGGCGGCCATGCTGCGCGGCCTGATTGCGGCGGGCGAACTGGCACTCGACGGCTCGCTGCGGCCCATTCAGGGGGCGGTGAATCTGGCGCTGCTGGCGGCTCAGACGGGTGAATCGGTCATGCTGCCCGCCGCGAGTGCCCCCGAAGCGGCCCTGATCGACGGCGTGAAGGTGCTGGGGGCCACGGGCCTGCGAGACGCGGTGGCGCACCTGAGCGGTCAGACGCTGTTGACGCCCGCCGAGCCGCCGCCGCCCGCACCCGACCCGGAAGCGCTGCTCGATCTGCTCGACATCAAGGGGCAGGGGCAGGCCAAACGGGCGCTGGAAATCGCGCTGGCAGGCGGCCACAACCTGCTGATGGTGGGGTCGCCCGGCAGCGGAAAAACCATGCTGGCGCGGCGTGCCCCCAGCCTGCTGCCCCGGCTGACGCGGGCGGAAGCGCTGGAAGTCACGCGCATTCACAGCGCTGCCGGGATGCTGGGCACAGCGCGTGGTCTGATCGAAACGCCGCCGTACCGCTCGCCGCACAGCACCGTATCGGACGCTGGCCTGATCGGGGGCGGCAGCGTTCCCCGGCCCGGCGAGGTGTCGCTGGCGCACCGGGGCGTGCTGTTTCTCGACGAATTCCCCGAGTTCAGCCGCCGGGCGCTGGAAACCATGCGCCAGCCGCTTGAAGACGGCAGAGTCGTTATCAGCCGGGCGCGGGCCAGCGTGATGTATCCGGCACAGTTTCAGCTGATCGCGGCTATGAATCCGTGCCCCTGCGGCTACCTCGGTGACCCGGAGCGGCCCTGCGTGTGCAAACCCTCCGAGCGCACCCGCTACGCCGCCCGGATTTCAGGGCCGCTGCTCGACCGCATCGACATCATCGTGAGGGTTCCGCGCCTGACGGTGGACGAGCTTTCGCGTGCGACCCCCGGCGAAAGCAGCGGCGTGGTCAGGAAGCGGCTGGAACACGCCCGCACCACCATGATGGCCCGGCAGGGCGAGCGCAACGGCCTGCTGATCGGCCAGAAGCTGCGCGAGTTCACACAGCTCGCCCCCGGCCCCGACAGCTTTATTCGCGCCGCCGCACGCCAGCTTGGCCTGACCGGACGCGGCTTCGACCGGGTGCTGCGGGTGGCCCGCACGGTGGCCGATCTGGGCGGCAGCGACGACATCACGGAAAGCCATCTGGCCGAAGCAGTGACCTACCGGCCCAAAACCCTGGTGTAA
- the truD gene encoding tRNA pseudouridine(13) synthase TruD, protein MTTFSFTWADLRPLTDTPRTGGVLRSAPEDFRVDEVPLYLPSGEGDHLYLHVRKTGHTTAYLMRELAGQLGLRPTDVAAAGLKDRHAVTTQWLSLPAKAERRLSGFALDGVEILDVSRHPNRLGMGHLKGNRFTVRVREAAGTAAQAQATLDLLNQLGIPNYFGPQRFGLGGLNAEEGLRVLRGESKLRDPAVRRFLVSSVQSLIFNRFLTLRLERGLFAALLSGDMAKKHDTGGVFEVQDAPLESLRAERGEVSATGTLFGRKVKPLTQDAGALEQEALSAFDLTPAAFSSRKGDRRITRIFAEDTSVEALPDGYAVSFTLPRGSFATSLLRELTGTDVDGPLAVQSESSTDTSTEAHDSEFSQEDE, encoded by the coding sequence ATGACTACTTTCTCCTTTACCTGGGCCGACCTGCGCCCGCTGACCGACACGCCCCGCACAGGCGGTGTGCTGCGAAGTGCGCCGGAAGACTTCCGTGTCGACGAGGTGCCGCTGTATCTGCCTTCGGGCGAGGGCGATCACCTGTATCTGCATGTTCGCAAGACCGGACACACCACCGCGTATCTGATGCGCGAACTCGCGGGGCAACTGGGCCTGCGTCCGACCGACGTGGCGGCGGCGGGCCTGAAAGATCGGCACGCGGTCACGACCCAGTGGCTGAGCCTGCCTGCCAAGGCCGAGCGGCGGCTGTCCGGGTTTGCGCTGGACGGCGTGGAGATTCTGGACGTTTCCCGCCACCCCAACCGCCTGGGCATGGGCCACCTGAAAGGCAACCGTTTCACGGTGCGCGTGCGGGAAGCGGCAGGCACGGCGGCGCAGGCACAGGCCACCCTCGATCTGCTCAACCAGCTCGGCATTCCCAATTATTTCGGCCCGCAGCGCTTCGGGCTGGGCGGCCTGAATGCCGAGGAAGGACTGCGAGTTCTGCGCGGCGAGTCGAAGCTGCGCGACCCGGCAGTTCGCCGCTTTCTGGTCAGCAGCGTGCAGAGCCTGATCTTCAACCGCTTTCTGACGCTGCGGCTGGAACGCGGCCTGTTTGCGGCCCTGCTCAGCGGCGATATGGCTAAAAAGCACGATACGGGCGGGGTATTCGAGGTACAGGACGCGCCGCTGGAATCGCTGCGGGCCGAGCGCGGCGAGGTCAGCGCCACCGGCACGCTGTTCGGGCGCAAGGTCAAACCGCTGACCCAGGACGCCGGAGCGCTGGAGCAGGAAGCCCTGAGCGCCTTCGACCTGACGCCCGCCGCGTTCAGCAGCCGCAAGGGAGATCGCCGCATCACCCGCATCTTTGCCGAAGACACGTCGGTGGAAGCCCTGCCAGACGGCTACGCGGTCAGCTTTACCCTGCCACGGGGAAGTTTTGCCACCAGCCTGCTGCGCGAACTGACCGGCACCGATGTAGATGGCCCGCTGGCTGTACAGAGCGAGAGCAGCACCGACACCAGCACCGAAGCCCACGACTCCGAGTTCTCGCAGGAGGACGAATGA